One genomic region from Diabrotica undecimpunctata isolate CICGRU chromosome 9, icDiaUnde3, whole genome shotgun sequence encodes:
- the LOC140451520 gene encoding acyl-CoA-binding protein homolog produces the protein MSLDERFQKAADDIKNLKSKPTDNDLLEIYGLFKQATEGDINTARPGLLDLKGKAKWDSWNSRKGVDKDKAKEEYIAKVQSLIDSIGLA, from the exons AGATTCCAAAAAGCTGCTGACGATATCAAGAACCTTAAAAGTAAGCCAACTGACAATGATCTATTAGAAATTTACGGATTGTTCAAACAAGCTACCGAAGGAGACATAAACACAG ccCGACCTGGACTATTGGACCTTAAAGGAAAAGCCAAATGGGACTCTTGGAACTCCAGGAAAGGAGTCGACAAAGACAAAGCCAAGGAAGAATACATCGCAAAAGTACAGTCGTTGATCGATAGCATAGGACTCGCATAA